The Theobroma cacao cultivar B97-61/B2 chromosome 1, Criollo_cocoa_genome_V2, whole genome shotgun sequence genome contains the following window.
aattcCTCTTATCTCATCAACCCCATGTCAGAAGGTGCTAGTCCGACAACTAGAGGGCTTGTAACCCGTAACTTTCTGTTTCTCCACGTCAAAAACCCAAATGCATAACCCTTCCTTGGACCGGCTACTTCAAAATGCACGGTGAAACTTATCTTTTGTCCATAGCTGTGAAAGATTAAACGCTTTGGCACTACAGTTATATTGATGCCAATAGGAGAAGACACTACAGCTTTATAGGTACTTTTTGGTTTCCCTACATTTGTCACCGTTCGGATCACTGATGTTCTGTCTCTAAGATTAACCACCGTGATAGAGGGATAATTCAGGTCAGAAGCTGTTCTCAGTGTCTCCTTACATGTGCTGTTGTCTCTTGTAATCAAGTGGAGGGATTTCTCGTCGTAACCAATAGAACAGAGAAATGCTCTATACTCTTTTGGCTGCACATCGTAGATGAGACCAGGATCAAGCACTTTTCTGGGGTTCACAAAGCCAGACCCATAATCAAATGCATTTGCCCTCCCTCCCTCAGGATCCACTGTGATGGGCTTGCGTTTCTTATCTAGGATGGTAGCTGGATATGCCATTTATAATCAGATTATCATAGGATAGAAGGGtcagaacaaaaaaaaaaaaacaacaaaagaaagcTGATGACTCCAAACCCAAGCAGAAAGTTGATGACTCCAAACCCAAGCGAGATTCAACATTACTTTagtatttctatttcctttccAGTTATAAgacaaaaaggaggaaaaaaTGAATCTTGAGTAAATCAAAGACAAACCACGGTTACGGAATATATCTGTTAATGCTCAGCTCTATCTGAATCCGAATCAGGAAATGTCGCAATCAAGCAATTGCAACTTACAAAAGCAGTTTTCGAATTTAGCCAATAAATTCTAAAATACAAACAGAACTTAAAGAAggaaaagtaagaaaaatctGATTGACAGTCAAATCATATTTTGGTGCATTCAATAGAATAGAAACAGAACTACAAATATTATCAAACATTTGGAGAAAAAAACTTCGAGCATGTATGAAACATGAAAACCTTTCACCTGTTGTCATTAATGCAGATTTGATAGCAGATGGAGACCATGAAGGATGAACTGCTTTGACCAAGGTTGCAATTCCTGTTACATGTGGGCAAGCCATGGAAGTTCCAGAGAGGACGTTAAATTGCATTTTTCCAATTGCCGGTGACCAGGCTGCCAGGATGTTAAGTCCAGGGGCTGTGATATCAGGCTACAAAAGCAAAATGATCAGGAAACAAAATGAACTAAGTGTTAAGGCATGAAGGACACTTAAACTAGTAGCTACAAGCCTACAAAATTCAACACgtccaaaaaaattttattaacctTTAATTGAAATTGCACCTTTAAAATTTCTGGAGTCAGAGCATTGGGACCCTTCGAAGAAAATGCTGCAACTCGGGGTGCGGGATGAGATCCCAAAACAGTCCTTGCGTTGAAAATTCTAGAGGTTGCATCACTGTTCAAAATAACAATTGCCTGGAATGAGACATGCAGATAAACCTGAATACTAGAAAGTCAAATCTGTATATTCACAATGGCAAACAGAGACCGTGTCTGATTAACGTAGGAAATAATCTTGTCTCCTGTAATTCTTCCAACTATAGCTGCAGGAATAACAAAAGGGACGGCAACATCCTTATCTGCCTCATCAATGAGGATCATCCCAACTCCACCAGCTTCTTTCACTACCTCGCTCTTAGCCAATTTTGACTCTGATGAACCCTCAGCATGTCGACAGACCAAAACTTTCCCTCTGACTCTGGTAATATTCAAGGAGCTCTCTAGACAATAGCTATGAAACCAAGAAAGAACAATTATTATAACTTCCCCACTTAACATCCTAAGTGTATTACTTTTAGAAGTTGTGCTTCACCTGGATTGATAAGGGGTAAAGTATCCTGCATAGGCTTCAGAGGCAGAGATGATCCTTGCAGAGGCATTCATTTCAGTGAGACTGAGGCTTTCCCCCTATTCAATGACAGAAAACTGATGAAGCTCAGAAGAGGGGCGGGGGAGCAATTCAGTATGTCCAAAAGTAAGAAGGTAATTAGAATTACCGTAAAGTTAGTACCATCTCCTAGAACAATATCAGATGTGAACTCTCTATCTGTTGAACTAGCAGCAACAGTGATCACCCATGGGGCAACGTTTGTGGCAGAACCTTGACTTCCTTCATTCCCAACTGAAGCAACAACCAAAATTCCATGGCTAGCAGCATGGAAAGACCCCACAGAGATGGCATCATTGAAATAATCTCCCTGAGGAGCATCAGGGCCCAGAGACAGGGACAAAATGTGCACCCCATCTCTAATTGCATCATCAAAGGCAGCTAGTAAGTCAACATCATAGCATCCAGAGTCCCAACATGTCTTGTACACTGCCACTCTGGCGACTGGGGCACCTCCTCTAGCCCCTCCCGCAGCCAACCCACTATAATTCATGTTTTTCACATAGCGACCAACGGCTGTAGAGGCTGTATGGCTGCCATGACCAGAACTATCCCTAGGAGATCTGAACAACAGTGTATTTTCTGAAACTCCTTCAGCTTCATAGCCGCTCATATAGTATCTTGCTCCAATGACTTTCCTATGTGAAATATTGGTTTTCAATTATGACGATCCCTCAAGTATCTACCAAACAGAAGTCTGTTGAATGAAACAACACAAAAGGCATAATTATGAGGAAACCTGTTGCAAGATGAAGCATTGAATGCTTCACCTGACTGGCATTGCCCCTTCCATTGATCTGGCACGGGAGGCATGTTGGCATCACTAAAACTTGGGGATTCAGGCCAAATTCCTGTATCACTACCATTTTACTTtccatataaataaataaaaatccaaTAAATAGTTTTTGTACAACTGGAGGCCACACAATGCAGATCATGCATGAAGCAATAACACGTGACTGCCAGGATAAAAAACCTGGTTCAATTATTTACTAAGCATTTGAAAAATCAGAGATTGACTGTGAGAGCATAATTATAGATAGACACGGAGAAGTCTTTATTACTAATACAAATGGGGGTGACTCACGGCAGTCCTGATGACCACTTTTATTTCAACAGTTGGAATACACATTTCAATTACTGTTGAAAACGTAATTGAAAGTTGAAACGTTGGAATGATAGACTGAAAGACAAACAGAGCCTTTTAAGGATGAATTCatgaatgaaattaagaacCATATGTCTATGGACAATGGATTACCCCTTCTGAAGTTAAGGACTATACATGAAGTCGGATATGAATATATTACTCCTAAACTAGTAGTTTCTAATgaatgaagaaaactagataAAGCTTACCTGTATCAATAAAACCAACGATAACATTGACTTGGTTCCTGGTTGAATATCCAGGAATCTCCGTTATTTCGTCGCCAACAAGGCCGATGAAATCCCATGAGTGAGTTGTGTGTAGCcttcttttcaaatttgggAACACAGAGACCACGCCGGACAGTtctggggttttttttttgggtgaatCAGAAAACGACTTGCATCTTGTATGTAAAGCAgagaattaaacaaaaattggAGTTCCGAGAAATCTATCCCTCATTACAGAACACAGACAAAGAGACAAAAAGAACagcaaggaagaaagaaataaaattccAGAAACTCACTAGCTATCTTTGAAGCCTGGCGGTCCGTCAATTTGGCAGCAAAGCCCTTGAAACCGTGTTTGTAACTGTAGACGTGAGATGCCTGCGCTTTCTCGATGCTGTTCTTGTTTGAATGTCAAGCAACCACATAGGAGTATACCCAATAAGATAAGCACCGATAAAATGTTACGGCGGGGAGAATtaaggggaaaaagaaaaggaagaacaagtaCCTTCCACCGTGAACAACAGTGAGCATTTGGTGGTGGAGGCTGAGAATGTCATCGGGGTCCTCACCATTTGTACTTCCCATATATACCACATACACCTGCAACCACCACAACCCAACTAAACCATGAGCCTATGAAATTCAGAAGATAGTTTAATGGAAACCCAGAACCGGCATTGCTGCCAATGTAATGCACCTTGGCAGAAAAGCAAATATGACTTTGTGCAAGAAAAACCCAGAGGAACAGATGAGCGGTGAAACTCCTACGACTCCTGGCGGGAGCCATTTCAGGAAAAACTTTCGCAATAAGGTAAAGTGTAGtaagaagaaagagagggagGGTAGACCGCAGTGCGCAGCGTTGCAGGCAGCCAATTTTAAACGGGCTTGCCGGTGTGGGAGGCAAGGTAGAAGTGCCAGACTGCCAGTAGAGAAGGATATAATGATAATCTAATAAAAAGAATACAAGTATAAAGGCATAACGCGACAGAAACGCCCATAAAACCGTGAAGGAAGAGTGCACTGCACAGCTGAGTGGAGTGCTGGTTTGCTTTGCTTTTTACTTTTAGCAACCAACCAGCCACGCTCCAATAAGACACAGAAAAGTTTCCCTCAATTCTCGGGCGCCAGCAACCATCCATACCATATTCCTATTGGTACCCCtagtatttttcaattttcaaagaaatccTCTTCTCCTGGACTCTAGTCTCTAGATTTAACGTGTGTAAATATCTACTATTTTAATCCATATCATGTAAatgttttattgtttttgtgtTTGTGAAAATCTGAACCTACTTTTCTGATACAGTTAGTAAAAAAGATGTTGCCGTAACTTAATTTCTATTTACCAAAAATGATTAGAAATCATATAAAGTCAACACTTGCACTCGAGCAAACCACCTAAAGCAAGGAATCTGGCTATGAGCTATGCACAAAACATTATTATCATCATCGTAATCTACTGACTTCATATCACCAATCTGATACAATAATGAACAATAATTGCTTTATGGCACTAAAGGCCACAACCGCTCATTatttaaccataaaaaatgCCAATAGTATATGTGCTAATTATTGTtatctaaaattcaaatagtGTTATTACTAtgctaataattaattttgatttgatttggttTGGTTGTAGTTTGTGCAATTAACAACACTGGTTGAGCCTGCGGACAAAGGACCGGCTGTAGTGGCGTGAAAAAGAATGATCAAACTTTAACGAGGAGAATTTTAgttggaatattttaatctcAGTGCTTGAACCATAAAGGAAACTGAAACTATTAAAAGTTGTATAATTATTTTGAGtctatttttatgaaattaaatgactTTTCAGTTGACTGCTACGAGAACGATCCTTTCGGTGGAAACTACTGATTCAAAGCTCGGGCCTCCTATACACGAGTTGTTGTAGCTGAGTGTACGCCGATTATGGCTGTTATGATTACATTAATCATGCTGGTGCTGAAATGATTTTGATCCTTAATCTCAAATTATAAACCATTATCCCTATTCTCGTTACCTACATGCATACATATAATATCCTCCAAGTTGATATTCATCCTTAGAAGGCAACCAAGCAATTCCCTTTCATTAGAGTGACTAACAAGCCAAGGACTCAGGAATGGCATACaaaaaattaagtgaaaattgtgagaaatgacTTTCGCAGTAAAGTGACTTTAAAAATAActgtatttataattttaattgtttttagtcAATTTTTGATACGACTTGACAAGAATATCTTTTAAACCAATTAATCTAAATGAAGGTGCATCTcggtttttttctttctactcTCCCGCCATTCAgctaaaaattctaaaattaa
Protein-coding sequences here:
- the LOC18610602 gene encoding subtilisin-like protease SBT1.6; translation: MAPARSRRSFTAHLFLWVFLAQSHICFSAKVYVVYMGSTNGEDPDDILSLHHQMLTVVHGGSIEKAQASHVYSYKHGFKGFAAKLTDRQASKIAKLSGVVSVFPNLKRRLHTTHSWDFIGLVGDEITEIPGYSTRNQVNVIVGFIDTGIWPESPSFSDANMPPVPDQWKGQCQSGEAFNASSCNRKVIGARYYMSGYEAEGVSENTLLFRSPRDSSGHGSHTASTAVGRYVKNMNYSGLAAGGARGGAPVARVAVYKTCWDSGCYDVDLLAAFDDAIRDGVHILSLSLGPDAPQGDYFNDAISVGSFHAASHGILVVASVGNEGSQGSATNVAPWVITVAASSTDREFTSDIVLGDGTNFTGESLSLTEMNASARIISASEAYAGYFTPYQSSYCLESSLNITRVRGKVLVCRHAEGSSESKLAKSEVVKEAGGVGMILIDEADKDVAVPFVIPAAIVGRITGDKIISYVNQTRDATSRIFNARTVLGSHPAPRVAAFSSKGPNALTPEILKPDITAPGLNILAAWSPAIGKMQFNVLSGTSMACPHVTGIATLVKAVHPSWSPSAIKSALMTTATILDKKRKPITVDPEGGRANAFDYGSGFVNPRKVLDPGLIYDVQPKEYRAFLCSIGYDEKSLHLITRDNSTCKETLRTASDLNYPSITVVNLRDRTSVIRTVTNVGKPKSTYKAVVSSPIGINITVVPKRLIFHSYGQKISFTVHFEVAGPRKGYAFGFLTWRNRKLRVTSPLVVGLAPSDMGLMR